GCTTTAGCTATATCAGGTGTCAAAAGGAAGCGAGTTGAATATGCTGATCAGGAACCATCTGTGCGTGTCATATATAACTCCTTAACAAGGTTAGAGCATgatcaattgtttttttttaatcagaAAGTAACTCGTATGGATCGTGAATTCAGATCAGACCCAATACCCACCAAAAAAGAATTATGCTgagttctcttgaaattatagTACTTGCATATTATCATTTATTCATGTTATGGTCAATCTTCTCAGTGCAAGCAAAAGGAAGCTTGAAGAACTTTTGCAGCAGTGGTCTAAGTGGAATGCTCAACATGATTCTTCGACAAATGTAAGCCTCATAATCCGAAACAGTGAGATTCTGTTTTCTGTTTGTGTTGTACACACTCATTCCAATTCAGGGTGGACTTGTGCATTGAGTACCGATGTCGgtatgaatctcaatcaagtatATTGACTGGTTTCACGTAGCATTATCTGGTAGGATCCAAGTTTTGGTTACATTTTCGTTTATTTGCGTGACTAAGTTATTTGCTTTACATCTTATCAGATGCCTCACGAAAACTTGGTATCTGGTGAGGAGACTTACTTTCCGGCACTACAAGTTGGCACAGAAAGATCTTCTGCGGTGGTAGGTTATTTATTGAACATATGTTGCTCCCATGCATCAGATGTTGGACTAAACAATATGACGTTGTCCTGAATTTTCAATTTTGATCTGTTCTTTTTTAATCTTAGTTGGGTATTCTGTTTTTGCATTCCAAAACCAGTGACAAAATCAGTAGATAGGTATCTTGGAATGCACATTTTACCTCACATCAATATACCAGTTCCCACTTACTAGGGATGTTTATGATGTCCTCTGGAATTGCTGCAATTCTACAATCAGTGAGTCCCGCAGGTTTATGATGTTTTCAGAATATTCTACCATCACCCAATTAATGAAGATATTGGATTGATTTCACGACATAAGATGCATTCTGTCATTTGATTATAAGTGAAATTTTCTTTTTGTGGAACTAGCAGTGATTGTTCCTGCTTTGTTCGTTAAACTTTCATACTTTTTAGGTTAATAATACCATCCCTTCCTTGTGGATCTGCTACAGTAGATATGCAAGTTCTGGATATTGCTCTAATAATTGTGTCCTTTTTTATTTAAGTCTTTCTGGATGGACGATGATACAAGAAAAGAGCAAACCGAGGAGATCATTCGTGTGGATGGCGATTCTGCACCTCTTTATGATCGAGGGTTTTTATTGGGTTTGACTTCAATGGATGGACCATCTAATGTGGAGGGGTAAGTTTCATTTCTTCTCCCACAAATAAAATTGCCATTATATGGGAATTGAAAAATATGTTGAATCATGCTGAGGACCAGTTTTCGACCAgtttttctgtttaggattttGGTATTGTAAGGCGCACTGGTTAAATTAATGGGCTTTCGTGGATAATGCTGAATACTTCTTGTTTATGACTCACAATTCGTGATGGTTTGGGAATACTTAGGGTCATTTGGTTTGGGGACTAGTACTGATGCAAGTAGATTCAAACTAATTACACAAGTACTTTTTTATGCAGGGGTTTGGAAGCAGTAGAGGCTTCTCGATGTTTCAATTGTAGTTCATATAACCATGCACTGAAAGATTGCCCCAAGCCTCGTGATCACACTGCTGTAAATAATGCTCGGAAGGAACACAATTCCAAAAAGCATCAAACTTCTGGTCCCCATAAGAATACTCGGTACTATGAGAGTTCTTCTGGTGGAAAGTATGATGGTTTAAGGCCTGGATTCCTTGGTACAGAGACAAGACAACTTCTGGGCATTGGGGTAACATGACTTTTATTTCTCTCGCCTATCATACTTAGTTTATATTTTTTGGTGTGTTAAATCTAGTTTCTGCATCTTGAGTAGTTGCATTCTTAGCCTTGCTTTCCTTTTGGGGAAAGCCGCTTGTTGCTGCTCATTATATGTGTGTTGTTGACTGCTCAAAGATACATCAGTTTGAAGTTTGGCAGTTAGAAACTGGACAATTTGTTAATTATTAATGTTGATATGCTTTCCATAGTTGATCTGCAAGTATAATGACCTGAATCAATTAACAAATaccaaaataatgaaaatagatcACTTACTTTCTGTTACACATGTGATTAAGTATTCTTGTTAATTGAAATATGAGACATTAGTTATATCCGCTACGAATCGTGCTCTTTTAATATGTTAGTCCTTGTGACCTAATATTTGACGTCTTGACTGGGTGTTGAATTTGTAAggattttctgtttcttttcgtATTTGCAACCATGGTGCCTTTGCTCTGGTTCAAGATTAGCTTTCTAACTACTTCCTTTGGTTATACAGGAGTTGGATCCACCTCCATGGTTGCACAGAATGCGTGAAATAGGATATCCTCCAGGATATATGGGTAATTTTCTACACGTTTTTTTCCTGTCAGAATTGAGTTCTTCGGGAAACATGTCTTACTGTCATGTTAAAATGTTTTAGATGTGGATGATGAGGATCAAGCTTCTGGTATCAAAATATACTTGGATGAGAAGACCAGGATTGACCAGGAGGACGGAGAACTCTCTGAAACAGATGAACCCGAGCAAccagagcagaagaagaagatgagtgtTGAGTTTCCAGGAATTAATGCTCCAATTCCCGAGAATGCTGATGAGAGACGATGGGCAGCTTTGCCAGCAGTTTCCAGTTTTGACCCATATAGGAATGCTATTAACAGGTTTAACCCATCTCCAAGCCATTCATCAGAGGCCAATTACAGAGGCCACTTCAGTGATCAGAGACGGCCCAGAGACTACCGAGATGATGGTCACTACAGTGATCAGAGACGATCCAGGGACCACCGAGATGATGGTCACTACAGTGATCAGAGGCGATCCAGGGACTACAGAGATGATGCACCACCGGGGTGTAACCCAGAAGCTGGTATATCCCCTTTCGTTCCATCTTATAGAAGTCCGAATTTAGGTAGATCTCTATCTGATAGAGGAAGGTGGAACCCTTCTGGGAATGGAGATTCATCCAATCAGAGTCCCTATGAATCTTTGCAGCACTCGGGTTCAGATTCACGCAGAAGTGGCTCTGGTCACAAGCAATTGAAACGGCGCTTTACCGAGGGACCTTAAAATTCTTATTATAAATTTTGTACACTAATGTATTGTaacttttattattagtttctttcatggttatttagttagtttACCTAACCGGTAATGTTTACTTTTTAGAGAACTCTAAAAATCCACCAAACATGATAACACAAGCTTTTTATTTCCAACAATTGTAGAACTTATCAGGTGTTTTTTGTCCACTGTAATCTGCGGTATCCATATGGAATGTGTTATTATACAAGACCGTTGTGGCCTGTATTACACAATCCagtctctctttttttaataaaCAAAGCAACTACTGAACCTGAAGTTACAAGACACCACAAACCAAATATGACACAGGACCGACTGCAGACGACTTTCAAATGGGACCAAGTGACTAGTCTTCCGTATTACAATACAATTTAGTCAGTGCTTATCAACAGAAATCATGTAgtatcctagttagtaagttcgcgaatgattcacgaatcattcgcgaatttttccgtatcacgaattttaccgtcttattcgcgtacgtttgcaactccgaacccaagtcgcgtattatgtggcattcccggattattcgcgaatcgttcacgaattttacgtatcccgaatgatacgtccgcttaattcgccataaattctttagcttttacttttcaaagactccattttttgggctttactgcctcccgagcatacacgaccgaatattagacgtgttgtaatttttatgaaacaaaaacgactgaacaaatttgaaggtgaaggtgagagagatctcaaactcactaaccaagcatctaaaccaccatacgacgtcctcttggataaccaatgttgtatatattattaatatcatcatattgagtttattttttccttaaataactcacacatgcataaaaattggtctatgaccttataaatacaaattatttgttatatatagataccgaattttcagagctgAACTCACATTtacaaatcgaattatacacgtacgtatgccgttccgaattaatgacgaatcacgtcccgttgaccgaattttggaccgaatttgaattttacaaaaccgtataatacgcgtacgtttgccgttccgtacgtttgccgaatcccgaattgctaactaggtgtAGTATTCCTTCTTCATATTagctttcttctcttttgaaaacCTGTATTTTTACATGATGCCAGGTCATGACACCAGCAGCCACTTTGTTTAGCAGACCCTAATGCTGATATAtactacacaaaaaaaaaatcgccaCACACAATGCACCTCCGTACACATCTCCCGTGGGCTGGTCCTATTAGGgcccacaaataaaaaaaaggaaaaaaaatctgtgAGAGACGGTTTtagcataattttttttctcggTTCATAGAAAATCACCCTTCGATGAGACCTCTTTTTAACGAAAGTTTTGCGGAATTGCCGTTTAGAAAAACAAGAAGATAGAttcttcttttttgaagcatTCAAGAAGATAGATGAAACCTAACTTTTGAAGAGGTTAAAATACGATTCCCTAACTTATTAGGTGACAGGTCTACATATGATAAATATGGATTGCAAATGATTCGGGACTAGAATTACCCAACAAATACTGTTTTAGTTCCATTCACGTAAGCATGGCTGCATCAGTGCTTGAGCAACCAGACAAAATGATACCCTCCCTAGTTGGTGTTGGTAGTTATGGTAGTTGTAATATTACCTGCATATAACTGTTTCTTATTTCCAtcaggaaagaagaaaaaaggcaaacaaaaaatataaagaaatggAAGAACATTGACAGGAGTGTGAAATATAGTGTGACAAAATGAAGATAGGAGCCAAACGTAAATAGGGCGGCATAAACCATCATCCTAATCATATTTAATGGCTATATACCACGTTCATCTTGGGAGATTTAACCCCAAATACCTGAACCATGGAGCAAGATACACATGTCCAAGTACCTGCAGATAAGCTTGGTGCAGTCATGGTCATCATAATATACATGGAACGGATGAAAATTCACATGATTATCTGCAATAAAAAAATACGTGTTACACGCCCAATGCACATGTACAACAATCCCAAATTTTGAtcccacaaaaaaataaaataagttttTCATTAATTTCTTGTCATAATATAGGTGGGACTGCTCAACTTCTTTTTGGATTCTCCTGTGTGAGATTGTCAGTAGTTAGAGCATTGCCATAAAAGCTGAATGGGAGAAgcttttaatgaaccaaaaacaTTTCCAACCACAAGATATAAACAAGAAGGCCATTGAATTCATTAAATTCTCAATTATACACTGCTTACCCATATCTTCATCACCCCATACTACTGCATCCGGTTCTAAGATATGAAGACAATTATGGCAAGAACTCCTCATGATTCTTCATTCTCTTTCTCAAGTAGGCATTTTTGCTGGATTGCAAATACTGAAGATTCTGAAATTAATGAAGATAATGAGATTctcacttctttcccttcaacAAGATTATACAATGAAGAGGAGGaggaaattcaagaaaaaaatgCTAAAGCTTTGGTGGTACCAGCAAGAAGACCAAAGAAGAATAAACTTATTCGATTTGGAAGCTTGAAATCGGTTCTTAATGTCTTCGGCAGGAGACGGTCAGGTTCGAATCGACTCGGTAGTCGGGTCATCGGTACTATATTCGGGAACAGGCAAGGGCATGTAAGCTTAGCGTTTCAAGATGATGCAAAGTCATATCCAGCTTTTCTGATCGAACTTTCTACTCCCACAAGCGGATTGATACAGGAAATGGCGTCGGGTTTAGTCCGGATAGCGTTGGAATGTGATAAGAAAACGGATAAGAAGGGAATAAAATTGTTGGAAGAACCACTCTGGAGGAGTTATTGTAACGGACAGAAATGTGGGTTTGCGATGATGTTTGACTGTGGACCAGATGAGTGGAAAGTCTTGAAAGCGGTTGAACCGATATCGATTGGTGCAGGTGTTTTGCCGGGTAATATTGTTGGCGATGGATCAGAAGGGGAGCTTATGTATATGAGAGCTAAATTTGAAAGAGTTGTTGGTTCTAAAGATTCTGAAGCATTTTATATGATGAATCCTAGTGGTAGTAAAGGTCCTGAGCTTAGTATCTTTTTGATTAGAGTCTGATTAAGCCAAGCCGACTTCACTCTAGTCCCGAACTCTTCACCATTGAA
This genomic stretch from Papaver somniferum cultivar HN1 chromosome 5, ASM357369v1, whole genome shotgun sequence harbors:
- the LOC113281950 gene encoding uncharacterized protein LOC113281950 isoform X1; translated protein: MALEDFIDLNASGASVSGTENNEAPNSDCVISEPDPQPSKSRGTKDAINGEIQGRDDIANNEDQVTEDSVNDKNQGRETVIDEESQGRASLVNEEELEKGQCVGGNMEGQQTQHTQDMEVDKDLFEQPLVMQESIIVAETIKTVEKVDTFNSFMNSENGFAVVRNNIDISYSKIDDRPISGVKRKRVEYADQEPSVRVIYNSLTSASKRKLEELLQQWSKWNAQHDSSTNMPHENLVSGEETYFPALQVGTERSSAVSFWMDDDTRKEQTEEIIRVDGDSAPLYDRGFLLGLTSMDGPSNVEGGLEAVEASRCFNCSSYNHALKDCPKPRDHTAVNNARKEHNSKKHQTSGPHKNTRYYESSSGGKYDGLRPGFLGTETRQLLGIGELDPPPWLHRMREIGYPPGYMDVDDEDQASGIKIYLDEKTRIDQEDGELSETDEPEQPEQKKKMSVEFPGINAPIPENADERRWAALPAVSSFDPYRNAINRFNPSPSHSSEANYRGHFSDQRRPRDYRDDGHYSDQRRSRDHRDDGHYSDQRRSRDYRDDAPPGCNPEAGISPFVPSYRSPNLGRSLSDRGRWNPSGNGDSSNQSPYESLQHSGSDSRRSGSGHKQLKRRFTEGP
- the LOC113281950 gene encoding uncharacterized protein LOC113281950 isoform X2, giving the protein MALEDFIDLNASGASVSGTENNEAPNSDCVISEPDPQPSKSRGTKDAINGEIQGRDDIANNEDQVTEDSVNDKNQGRETVIDEESQGRASLVNEEELEKGQCVGGNMEGQQTQHTQDMEVDKDLFEQPLVMQESIIVAETIKTVEKVDTFNSFMNSENGFAVVRNNIDISYSKIDDRRVKRKRVEYADQEPSVRVIYNSLTSASKRKLEELLQQWSKWNAQHDSSTNMPHENLVSGEETYFPALQVGTERSSAVSFWMDDDTRKEQTEEIIRVDGDSAPLYDRGFLLGLTSMDGPSNVEGGLEAVEASRCFNCSSYNHALKDCPKPRDHTAVNNARKEHNSKKHQTSGPHKNTRYYESSSGGKYDGLRPGFLGTETRQLLGIGELDPPPWLHRMREIGYPPGYMDVDDEDQASGIKIYLDEKTRIDQEDGELSETDEPEQPEQKKKMSVEFPGINAPIPENADERRWAALPAVSSFDPYRNAINRFNPSPSHSSEANYRGHFSDQRRPRDYRDDGHYSDQRRSRDHRDDGHYSDQRRSRDYRDDAPPGCNPEAGISPFVPSYRSPNLGRSLSDRGRWNPSGNGDSSNQSPYESLQHSGSDSRRSGSGHKQLKRRFTEGP
- the LOC113281951 gene encoding protein MIZU-KUSSEI 1-like — its product is MKTIMARTPHDSSFSFSSRHFCWIANTEDSEINEDNEILTSFPSTRLYNEEEEEIQEKNAKALVVPARRPKKNKLIRFGSLKSVLNVFGRRRSGSNRLGSRVIGTIFGNRQGHVSLAFQDDAKSYPAFLIELSTPTSGLIQEMASGLVRIALECDKKTDKKGIKLLEEPLWRSYCNGQKCGFAMMFDCGPDEWKVLKAVEPISIGAGVLPGNIVGDGSEGELMYMRAKFERVVGSKDSEAFYMMNPSGSKGPELSIFLIRV